Proteins from a genomic interval of Bradyrhizobium sp. CCBAU 53340:
- a CDS encoding Crp/Fnr family transcriptional regulator translates to MPSKILIKRLQAVVGLSDEDRTKLANMPHTVKEFTDGEYIVREGDRASRCAIVMSGFVFRQKVVGTRAQILSIDLAGDMPDLHTLQLPVMDQNICSAGPSTVGFVPHTYLNDILISSPGLVHALWRETLVDAAIYREWIAGLARDARSRVGHLICELAARLEVVGLLENASFYLPFTQQNIADACGLSVVHINRTIQELRQLRLIEWERRTLTLLRRKELEELADFTPEYLHLRDEKL, encoded by the coding sequence ATGCCAAGCAAAATATTGATAAAACGGCTGCAAGCCGTTGTTGGACTCTCCGACGAGGACCGGACCAAGCTCGCGAACATGCCCCATACGGTGAAGGAATTCACTGACGGCGAGTACATCGTTCGTGAAGGAGACAGAGCGTCCCGGTGCGCCATCGTGATGAGCGGGTTTGTGTTTCGTCAGAAGGTCGTCGGCACCCGAGCCCAGATCCTGTCGATCGACCTGGCTGGCGATATGCCGGACCTGCACACTTTGCAGCTACCCGTCATGGACCAAAATATTTGCAGTGCGGGTCCATCGACCGTTGGCTTTGTGCCGCACACCTATCTCAATGATATCCTGATTAGCTCTCCCGGACTGGTTCACGCGCTCTGGCGCGAGACCCTTGTCGATGCCGCGATTTACCGCGAATGGATTGCAGGCCTTGCCCGCGACGCGCGCTCACGAGTGGGGCACCTCATCTGCGAGCTTGCGGCGCGACTCGAAGTCGTCGGATTGCTGGAGAACGCCAGCTTTTATCTTCCATTCACCCAGCAGAACATCGCGGATGCCTGCGGTTTGTCCGTCGTGCACATCAATCGGACTATACAGGAGCTAAGACAACTCCGACTCATTGAGTGGGAGAGGCGCACGTTGACGCTGCTCCGACGGAAGGAGCTGGAGGAGCTGGCGGACTTCACGCCAGAGTATCTCCATCTCAGGGATGAAAAACTTTGA